A stretch of Paenibacillus mucilaginosus 3016 DNA encodes these proteins:
- a CDS encoding sigma factor-like helix-turn-helix DNA-binding protein, whose protein sequence is MDHRFPGDPRAGACRLPDGYAVLAERYANTALSAAVNVTGDWPAGRAAVRAALANAARKKAELPPPHEAGRWLYLQARREALRMRRKEGLPGWSMSRAEAAEAVLPGGAAPYEALGRVQEQDRGLFLLRELGGLGEAEIARAVNLTLNAVRVRLRRTERRWDSASLAAVCRSLAARRLPRGWASAMAE, encoded by the coding sequence ATGGACCACCGGTTTCCGGGCGACCCGCGGGCCGGAGCCTGCCGGCTGCCGGACGGGTATGCCGTACTGGCCGAAAGATATGCCAACACCGCGCTCAGTGCGGCGGTGAACGTGACGGGCGACTGGCCTGCCGGAAGGGCGGCTGTACGTGCCGCGCTTGCGAATGCAGCCCGGAAGAAGGCGGAGCTTCCGCCGCCGCATGAGGCTGGCCGTTGGCTGTACCTTCAGGCCCGGCGGGAGGCGCTGAGGATGCGGCGAAAGGAAGGCCTGCCCGGCTGGTCCATGTCCCGAGCAGAGGCGGCGGAGGCCGTGCTTCCCGGAGGGGCTGCGCCGTATGAGGCGCTCGGCCGCGTACAGGAGCAGGACCGGGGCCTGTTCCTGCTGCGCGAGCTGGGCGGCCTCGGCGAGGCGGAGATCGCCCGGGCCGTGAACCTGACGCTGAACGCGGTGCGCGTGCGGCTGCGGCGGACGGAACGCCGCTGGGACAGCGCTTCGCTTGCGGCGGTATGCCGGAGCTTGGCGGCCCGCCGCCTGCCGCGGGGATGGGCGTCGGCCATGGCGGAGTAA
- a CDS encoding YkvA family protein, with product MEANPKQGLSPEQEKAIGDNMTKYEKHYSEEGFWSKIKKYAKQAGEVVVHAGLLLYYALNSPKTPTRAKMQIYGALGYLILPVDLIPDFVIGMGFLDDWGALALAIKSVSEAIDDEVKRQAKEKVDDLFGGTEEDGQPKSTVMNSPAQEVRQP from the coding sequence ATGGAAGCTAATCCAAAGCAGGGGCTGAGCCCGGAGCAGGAGAAGGCGATCGGGGACAATATGACGAAGTATGAGAAGCATTACTCGGAAGAGGGCTTCTGGTCCAAGATCAAGAAGTACGCCAAGCAGGCCGGTGAGGTCGTAGTGCATGCCGGGCTGCTGCTCTACTATGCGCTGAATAGCCCGAAGACGCCGACCCGTGCCAAAATGCAGATCTACGGGGCGCTCGGCTATCTGATCCTTCCGGTCGATCTCATTCCGGATTTCGTGATCGGCATGGGTTTCCTCGACGACTGGGGGGCCTTGGCACTGGCGATCAAGTCGGTCAGCGAGGCCATCGACGATGAGGTGAAACGCCAGGCGAAAGAGAAGGTCGACGATCTGTTCGGAGGGACGGAAGAGGACGGACAGCCGAAGAGCACCGTGATGAACAGCCCAGCTCAGGAAGTACGGCAGCCATAA
- a CDS encoding cold-shock protein, translated as MYFSKRTMEPAPQEETPVWTCSKEGCNSWMRDNFAFEEQPYCPLCSSVMVQNTKMLPVLVNHFTNAKK; from the coding sequence ATGTATTTTTCCAAACGAACCATGGAACCGGCCCCACAAGAAGAAACACCTGTCTGGACCTGCAGCAAAGAAGGATGCAACAGCTGGATGCGTGATAACTTCGCTTTCGAAGAACAGCCGTATTGTCCCCTGTGCAGTTCGGTCATGGTTCAGAATACGAAGATGCTTCCCGTCCTGGTAAACCACTTTACCAATGCCAAAAAGTAA
- a CDS encoding cold-shock protein gives METGTVKWFNAEKGFGFIEVEGGKDVFVHFSAIQGEGYKSLDEGQRVQFDVVQGNRGPQAENVVKL, from the coding sequence ATGGAAACAGGAACAGTGAAATGGTTTAACGCGGAAAAAGGATTTGGCTTCATCGAAGTGGAAGGCGGCAAGGACGTATTCGTTCACTTCAGCGCCATTCAAGGAGAAGGCTACAAATCCCTGGACGAAGGCCAGCGCGTACAGTTCGATGTGGTTCAAGGCAACCGCGGACCACAAGCCGAGAATGTAGTCAAGCTGTAA
- a CDS encoding acyl-ACP desaturase: protein MPAQNYKLNEIDLRLEPYLTELYRLHRTRAAAIDWSYHEFIPWELGRSFKEHPWSIDQRTLPDPIYLAVETSLLTEVNLPFFYHHLAVTFKGSLKVLQDFVHTWVSEEDQHSSLLETYLIITRNADPAALHQLRKTVVEGGFVPDFDTAMETMVYTAVQELATMVFYNNVAKSAGPYDKNLASLLRRLAKDESLHFAFYRDVVKGYLGQDHNFVYYIHKAMTSFAMPGRDMPMFKERMDVIAQEAGYGPVSYFNQVFDHLIQVWGIQDIKPSRTEAENARLDLLEYHGKLKRISARLAARGMK, encoded by the coding sequence ATGCCAGCGCAAAACTATAAGTTAAACGAGATCGATCTCCGGTTGGAGCCGTATCTGACCGAATTATATAGACTGCACCGCACCCGGGCGGCAGCGATCGATTGGAGCTATCATGAATTTATCCCTTGGGAGCTCGGACGAAGCTTCAAAGAGCATCCCTGGTCGATCGATCAGCGGACGCTGCCCGATCCGATCTACCTGGCTGTTGAAACGTCATTGCTGACCGAAGTCAACCTGCCCTTCTTCTATCATCATCTGGCTGTTACATTCAAAGGATCGCTGAAGGTGCTTCAGGATTTCGTACATACCTGGGTATCCGAGGAGGATCAGCACTCTTCGCTTCTCGAGACTTACCTGATCATTACCCGCAACGCCGACCCGGCGGCACTGCACCAGCTGCGCAAGACCGTAGTGGAAGGCGGCTTCGTGCCGGACTTCGATACGGCCATGGAGACCATGGTGTACACGGCTGTGCAGGAACTGGCGACCATGGTGTTCTACAATAATGTCGCGAAGTCGGCCGGTCCGTACGACAAGAACCTGGCCTCGCTGCTTCGCCGTCTCGCGAAGGACGAGTCCCTTCATTTCGCTTTCTACCGCGATGTAGTCAAGGGTTATCTCGGCCAGGACCACAACTTCGTATACTATATTCACAAGGCCATGACGAGCTTCGCCATGCCCGGACGGGACATGCCCATGTTCAAGGAACGGATGGATGTCATCGCCCAGGAAGCCGGCTATGGGCCGGTATCCTATTTCAACCAGGTGTTCGACCACCTTATTCAGGTGTGGGGCATCCAGGATATAAAGCCGAGCCGCACCGAAGCGGAGAATGCCCGCCTCGACCTGCTCGAGTACCATGGCAAGTTGAAGCGGATCAGTGCCCGTCTGGCCGCCAGAGGGATGAAGTAA
- a CDS encoding GNAT family N-acetyltransferase: MSEIRYYEEWAMNAWPCLQTQAVDGWLLRWADGYTKRANSVQPLYPAHLPLGQKIREAEAFYRRLELPVIFKMTEASEPAGLDAELEKRGYALVEPVSIQTLRFGENDLPQPAHGEIELSPGLTKEWLSSFLAMSPSHAPHKETIRRLFAQPLSDCCFAALKVNGETAACGLSVLHGGEAGLFDIVTGPAYRRRGYGEALILHLLHWGRERGARGAFLQVLAENEPAVRLYAKLGFTERFRQWYRVKQEVRD, from the coding sequence ATGAGCGAGATCCGGTACTATGAGGAATGGGCGATGAATGCCTGGCCGTGCCTGCAGACCCAGGCGGTGGACGGCTGGCTGTTGCGCTGGGCGGACGGTTATACGAAGCGGGCCAACTCGGTCCAGCCGCTGTATCCGGCCCACCTGCCGCTCGGGCAGAAAATCCGGGAGGCCGAGGCGTTCTACCGTCGGCTGGAGCTGCCTGTTATCTTCAAAATGACCGAGGCATCCGAACCGGCGGGGCTGGACGCGGAGCTTGAGAAGCGGGGGTACGCGCTGGTGGAGCCGGTGAGCATCCAGACACTGCGCTTCGGGGAGAACGACCTGCCGCAGCCCGCCCACGGGGAGATCGAGCTGTCGCCGGGCTTGACGAAGGAGTGGCTCTCCTCCTTCCTCGCGATGAGCCCAAGCCATGCGCCCCATAAGGAGACGATTCGCCGGTTGTTCGCACAGCCGCTGTCGGACTGCTGCTTCGCCGCCCTGAAGGTGAACGGCGAAACCGCCGCCTGCGGGTTATCCGTGCTTCACGGCGGGGAGGCGGGGCTGTTCGACATCGTAACCGGGCCGGCCTACCGGCGCCGGGGGTACGGGGAAGCATTAATCCTGCACCTGCTGCACTGGGGCAGGGAGCGCGGAGCCCGGGGGGCCTTCCTGCAGGTGCTTGCGGAGAACGAGCCGGCCGTAAGGCTCTATGCCAAGCTCGGATTCACCGAAAGGTTCAGGCAGTGGTACCGGGTGAAGCAGGAGGTTCGGGACTAG
- a CDS encoding cache domain-containing sensor histidine kinase translates to MKLSFQLKMIAGLSVIILLSCGLSGYLSYINQLRLFEEEVGRQYEKNVEGALSHLELRIGEMYRISNYIVFNSLIEKAVTELMHGRVQGDIGEYETHSRLEDLLRQVKLDAPFIDSLYIYDLEGRNYYFGHMKETLGSLDPEVFQQIKSRAGASSGELVWTRVRVPSYVERAGYSDAVIAARWLRSKSLGTYGLLVMVLDESLLGSPLQELFRGDRGGIYLYDAQDRLLYLKETSGTEPALAELEGGQRIRKEGGESYLYAVHSSATYNWTLVSRVSLAALQDKSRVTLQMALVSALVAILLGGMLIVLLSGRLTRPLKDLVKAMRAMREGDFNVRIQPRTHDELAFIGEGFNTMAANVRSLIEEVYLRQLSEREAELKAIQAQLNPHFLYNTLNGLYWKLYVKDDRESAELVSALSGLLRYSLERASTDTELREELRQIRNYVEIQKAFVESRFEAEIEAEETVLACAVPRLLLQPLVENVFVHAFLSGPEDKRLSVRAYAEGQVLVVDIADNGAGMEEGQIVRLLRPVSEEEGVRPSIGIRSVLRRIDLLYGEPYGLGIESSPGRGTQVRLRLPLRYRGGEGAEAWEGVEYGAAEAPCGDGRPKRPGEAGCSTTGEG, encoded by the coding sequence ATGAAGCTCAGTTTCCAGCTCAAGATGATTGCAGGACTGTCGGTCATTATTCTTCTCTCGTGCGGCCTATCGGGGTATCTCTCGTATATCAACCAGCTGCGGCTGTTCGAAGAGGAAGTGGGGAGGCAGTATGAGAAAAACGTCGAAGGGGCGCTGTCCCATCTCGAGCTGCGGATCGGGGAGATGTACCGGATTTCGAATTACATCGTGTTCAACAGCCTCATCGAGAAAGCGGTTACCGAGTTGATGCACGGACGGGTTCAGGGGGACATCGGGGAATACGAGACGCACAGCCGTCTCGAGGATCTGCTGCGGCAGGTGAAGCTCGACGCCCCGTTCATCGATTCCCTGTACATTTATGATCTGGAAGGTCGCAATTATTACTTCGGCCACATGAAAGAGACCCTGGGCAGCCTGGACCCGGAGGTGTTCCAGCAGATCAAATCGCGGGCGGGCGCCTCCAGCGGAGAGCTCGTGTGGACGCGGGTCCGGGTGCCGAGCTATGTGGAGCGGGCCGGGTACTCGGATGCGGTCATAGCGGCGCGGTGGCTGCGCAGCAAGTCGCTCGGCACCTACGGGCTGCTGGTCATGGTGCTTGACGAGTCGCTGCTCGGCAGCCCGCTGCAGGAGCTGTTCCGCGGCGACCGGGGAGGCATCTATCTCTACGACGCGCAGGACCGCCTCCTCTATCTCAAGGAGACCTCCGGCACGGAGCCGGCGCTGGCGGAGCTCGAGGGCGGCCAGCGGATCCGCAAGGAAGGCGGTGAAAGCTACCTCTATGCGGTGCACTCCTCGGCGACCTACAACTGGACGCTGGTCTCCCGGGTGTCGCTTGCGGCCCTGCAGGATAAGAGCCGCGTCACGCTGCAGATGGCTCTCGTGTCAGCGCTTGTCGCCATCCTGCTCGGCGGGATGCTGATCGTGCTGCTCAGCGGCCGGCTGACCCGGCCCCTGAAGGACCTGGTGAAGGCAATGAGGGCCATGCGCGAAGGCGACTTCAACGTGCGCATCCAGCCGCGTACCCATGATGAGCTCGCCTTCATCGGCGAGGGATTCAACACGATGGCGGCCAATGTCCGCTCGCTGATCGAGGAGGTATACCTGCGGCAGCTCAGCGAACGGGAGGCGGAGCTGAAGGCGATCCAGGCGCAGCTCAACCCGCATTTTTTGTACAACACCCTGAATGGCCTGTATTGGAAGCTGTACGTGAAGGATGACCGGGAATCCGCGGAGCTGGTCTCCGCCCTCTCGGGTCTGCTGCGCTACTCGCTCGAGCGGGCGAGTACGGATACGGAGCTGCGGGAAGAACTGCGGCAGATCCGCAACTATGTGGAGATCCAGAAGGCGTTCGTCGAAAGCCGGTTCGAAGCGGAGATCGAGGCGGAGGAGACGGTGCTTGCCTGTGCCGTGCCGCGGCTGCTCCTGCAGCCGCTGGTCGAGAACGTGTTCGTGCACGCGTTCCTGAGCGGGCCGGAAGACAAGCGCCTGTCGGTGCGTGCCTACGCCGAAGGGCAGGTGCTGGTCGTGGACATTGCCGACAATGGGGCAGGCATGGAGGAGGGGCAGATCGTCCGCCTCCTCCGCCCTGTGTCCGAAGAAGAAGGCGTGCGGCCGTCGATCGGCATCCGCAGCGTGCTGCGGCGCATCGACCTCCTGTACGGAGAGCCCTATGGGCTCGGCATCGAGAGCAGCCCGGGGCGGGGGACGCAGGTCCGGCTGCGGCTGCCTCTGAGGTACCGGGGCGGGGAAGGGGCAGAGGCCTGGGAAGGTGTGGAATACGGAGCTGCAGAGGCGCCGTGCGGTGACGGGAGGCCCAAGAGGCCGGGAGAAGCAGGCTGCTCTACGACAGGGGAGGGATGA
- a CDS encoding response regulator produces the protein MIGKLLIVDDQAIFRQGIAKMIGEHELGWQVAGEAENGREAVEQIAALQPHLILTDIRMPHMDGLELAEYVHRHHKETAVIILTGYEDFKYAQAALKFGAIDFLLKPCNEQTLIEVLGRAYEHFREGMLRAQRQAADRRALEEHVVRSLLLGLPCDDRLAQRAGAAYAGKELVLLRVESYFPPGKAYRRADLGLLQFALFNMITELAECPPYHGRLVSVRHDRFALFTELVEEEPARGLEQRIAEACRTYLGLAVTAHRCGPAGEPEGWSGLYRGAEEQRAVPAAEPRPPGCPPRT, from the coding sequence ATGATCGGAAAGCTGCTCATTGTCGATGACCAGGCGATCTTCCGTCAAGGCATCGCCAAGATGATCGGGGAGCACGAGCTTGGCTGGCAGGTGGCGGGGGAAGCGGAGAACGGACGGGAGGCGGTCGAGCAGATCGCGGCGCTTCAGCCCCATCTCATTCTGACGGACATCCGCATGCCCCACATGGATGGACTCGAGCTGGCCGAGTATGTACACAGGCACCACAAGGAGACGGCGGTCATCATCCTGACCGGGTATGAGGATTTCAAGTACGCTCAGGCGGCGCTGAAGTTCGGGGCGATCGACTTCCTGCTCAAGCCCTGCAACGAGCAAACCCTGATCGAAGTGCTGGGGCGTGCTTACGAGCACTTCCGGGAAGGCATGCTGCGGGCCCAGCGGCAGGCGGCCGACCGGCGTGCGCTCGAAGAGCATGTGGTGCGCTCGCTGCTGCTTGGTCTCCCCTGTGACGACCGGCTTGCTCAGCGGGCAGGGGCGGCCTATGCGGGGAAGGAGCTGGTCCTGCTCCGCGTCGAGTCGTATTTTCCGCCGGGCAAAGCGTACCGCCGTGCAGACCTGGGACTTCTGCAGTTCGCCCTCTTCAACATGATCACCGAGCTGGCCGAGTGCCCTCCTTATCACGGAAGGCTCGTCTCGGTCCGCCACGACCGGTTCGCCCTCTTCACGGAACTTGTGGAGGAGGAGCCGGCCCGGGGGCTGGAGCAGCGGATTGCGGAGGCCTGCCGAACCTATCTGGGGCTGGCGGTGACGGCGCACCGGTGCGGACCGGCCGGGGAGCCCGAAGGCTGGAGCGGCCTCTACCGGGGAGCGGAAGAGCAGCGTGCGGTGCCGGCTGCAGAGCCCCGGCCCCCCGGCTGCCCGCCGCGAACGTGA
- a CDS encoding helix-turn-helix transcriptional regulator, producing MQTELETRLVLGQMAQVKEQIEAMLGRLPSMPPEDARIETLSFVMALGRTVSRLFGGEEARFDVAVPIESLPALADTGAIVAFAQERAERFLAQFAAWQEDKNRNLVTKTMAYVEEHYMESCSLAEVAEKLHMSGTYFSKVFKRETGDTFTNYVTKVRMEKAKLLLSNTDMKIFEVAAAVGYDDPNYFTNVFRTTQKISPTEFRKRHR from the coding sequence ATGCAGACGGAGCTCGAGACCCGGCTGGTGCTCGGGCAGATGGCGCAGGTCAAGGAGCAGATCGAGGCGATGCTCGGCCGGCTCCCGTCCATGCCGCCTGAGGATGCGAGGATCGAGACCCTGTCGTTCGTGATGGCCCTCGGCCGCACGGTCTCCCGCCTCTTCGGGGGAGAAGAGGCCCGCTTCGATGTCGCGGTGCCGATTGAGTCGCTGCCGGCACTGGCCGATACGGGGGCGATCGTGGCCTTCGCGCAGGAGCGGGCGGAGCGGTTCCTCGCCCAGTTCGCGGCCTGGCAGGAAGACAAGAACCGGAATCTGGTGACGAAGACAATGGCCTATGTCGAAGAGCATTACATGGAATCGTGCTCGCTCGCCGAAGTGGCCGAGAAGCTGCACATGAGCGGCACCTATTTCTCCAAGGTGTTCAAGCGGGAGACGGGGGACACGTTCACGAACTATGTCACGAAAGTGAGGATGGAGAAGGCGAAGCTGCTCCTGAGCAACACCGATATGAAGATCTTCGAGGTAGCGGCCGCGGTCGGCTACGATGACCCTAATTATTTTACGAACGTCTTCCGCACCACCCAGAAGATCTCTCCCACCGAATTCCGCAAGAGGCACCGGTAA
- a CDS encoding sugar-binding protein, translating to MNVRRLLSGGCAGVLLFSGIGVSNAAGTAGGSGGVSAPQLKTVTYSGAGAAGEAAVNGTAQGGAPASGEAVPRLAADAGGSAGTAETETQALATAVQVDRFGQWVSATFPEKVTSESQLLEDVAADAAYYGALQAPDWDPYGGLKGSREQYGLNATGFYSIQEAAGRKVMVTPEGNLFFSLGVNGIAPTDTYTVVTGREGIYEWIPPYESEYKSAFLNTKDNFSYYLANRIRKTGQPYTSRSLYTEGIQRIRKWGFNTAAGWTPVNLSREFSVPHVPFLPLSDMAWAKVNGLKFFDIFVDGAEAKLDAALGPLLTEHKNNPYIIGYFFGNESYYHKLAPDLPKMKGSEVAAKRRLVQMLQEKYGTIEAFNAAWNGTYASFTALIDAPLYIDSQQAQYDVDDFVKLYLDTFFGTVSRVFRKYDPNHLLIGDRWLTLPVNNVKVRGFLAEAAGRHLDVISINHYSKNLDTVMLNHIHQASGGKPIMLTEIGYGSSEQGLGAPTQMLVADQNERMLRYRNYVEGAASLGYIVGVHWFAYLDQAATGRWAEGTTGERYNFGLLNVADRPYKPFLEGVMASNKDIYPVLLGQRVPFKHEFGDVPRQPGTNKMEIPYTPAPIPIDGEVNGFPGDAAAVTLGPGQLVNGTGGEGMQGEYTFAWDENRLYVTAVIKDPTPMKNNNPNINVWRGDGVELFFGPQDLTTPGDPLFLDRQLIASAGLNNGQPFWYWYFTNRQKPVEMAVKLLPDGSGYVLEAALTWDSINLQGQADTRFLFDFGFDDSEDGNTRKRQWVWNGTSANSTNRGHWGQATLVKRAAPAIRITGVEEGGDYTDEVLPVVEVEDATGVRSRTVTLDGAPWTDGTPVTAPGSHELTVEAVNTVGITAKKTVTFAVYGSTALELSPAAGQYSDEVQLEAKLSGSSGGPVPGAELSFEVNGSAAGTAVTDAQGRAVLPYRISTGPESGQLSVKAAYTPAAGLYLRPAASEGALTVRPEDAALQYTGETYVKERRPAVLSAQVVQADDGSAGALSGLPVRFTVSEVRPDGTLRELAGVTDSVYATGADGRAEAAAQLPPGLYEVRAELLAGPLYKAPAPVRSTLAVAAPVAGHSVTVNGTVPGGTFLGKPAGTLVLNSMVSYDLAGGLTGALRVSGEPGGAELYVKSFDWLVIAGDRAYVQGTAVSGRQTYTVRLLLKELTTVSLYVWKGRDTSAEPVHKQLNAQLTGAVLTLP from the coding sequence ATGAACGTTCGTAGGCTGCTGAGCGGGGGCTGTGCGGGGGTGCTGCTGTTTTCGGGCATAGGGGTTTCGAACGCAGCGGGTACTGCAGGAGGTTCGGGCGGTGTGTCAGCCCCACAATTGAAAACGGTTACATATTCAGGTGCCGGAGCTGCCGGCGAAGCGGCGGTAAACGGTACGGCTCAAGGAGGTGCTCCAGCGTCCGGGGAGGCGGTTCCGCGGCTTGCGGCCGATGCTGGCGGTTCCGCCGGCACGGCAGAAACAGAAACCCAGGCGCTCGCTACAGCGGTGCAGGTGGACCGCTTCGGGCAGTGGGTCTCGGCCACCTTCCCGGAGAAGGTGACCAGTGAGAGCCAGCTGCTGGAGGATGTGGCGGCGGATGCGGCGTATTACGGCGCGCTGCAGGCGCCGGATTGGGACCCCTACGGGGGGCTGAAGGGCAGCCGGGAGCAGTATGGCTTGAATGCTACAGGCTTCTACAGCATCCAGGAAGCCGCCGGACGGAAGGTGATGGTAACGCCGGAGGGCAATCTGTTCTTCAGCCTGGGGGTCAACGGGATCGCCCCTACGGATACGTATACGGTGGTCACAGGCCGGGAGGGGATCTATGAGTGGATTCCGCCCTACGAGAGCGAGTACAAGTCGGCATTCCTGAATACGAAGGATAACTTCTCGTACTACCTGGCCAACCGCATCCGCAAGACAGGCCAGCCCTACACCTCGAGGAGTCTGTATACCGAGGGCATCCAGCGCATACGGAAGTGGGGCTTCAATACGGCCGCCGGCTGGACCCCGGTCAATCTGTCGCGGGAGTTCAGCGTCCCGCACGTGCCCTTCCTGCCGCTGAGCGACATGGCGTGGGCCAAGGTGAACGGGCTGAAGTTCTTCGACATCTTCGTGGACGGGGCGGAGGCGAAGCTCGATGCGGCGCTGGGCCCGTTGCTGACGGAGCACAAGAACAACCCGTATATCATCGGCTATTTCTTCGGCAATGAGAGCTACTATCACAAGCTGGCTCCGGATCTGCCCAAGATGAAGGGCAGCGAGGTGGCGGCCAAGCGCAGGCTCGTGCAGATGCTGCAGGAGAAGTACGGGACGATCGAGGCGTTCAATGCCGCCTGGAACGGCACCTATGCCAGCTTCACGGCGCTCATCGACGCTCCGCTGTATATTGATTCGCAGCAGGCCCAGTACGATGTCGACGACTTCGTGAAGCTGTATCTCGATACGTTCTTCGGAACAGTATCCCGGGTGTTCCGCAAGTATGACCCGAACCACCTGCTGATCGGCGACCGGTGGCTGACCCTGCCCGTGAATAATGTGAAGGTGCGCGGCTTCCTGGCGGAGGCGGCGGGCCGGCACCTGGACGTCATTTCCATTAACCATTATTCCAAGAATCTCGATACGGTCATGCTGAACCACATTCATCAGGCCTCCGGCGGCAAGCCTATCATGCTCACCGAGATCGGGTACGGAAGCAGCGAGCAGGGACTCGGGGCGCCGACCCAGATGCTCGTCGCCGACCAGAACGAACGGATGCTGCGCTACCGCAACTATGTGGAAGGCGCCGCCTCGCTCGGCTATATCGTAGGCGTCCACTGGTTCGCCTACCTGGATCAGGCGGCCACCGGCCGGTGGGCCGAAGGCACCACCGGGGAACGGTATAACTTCGGTCTGCTGAATGTGGCCGACCGCCCCTATAAGCCGTTCCTCGAAGGAGTCATGGCGTCGAACAAGGACATCTATCCGGTGCTGCTCGGCCAGCGGGTCCCGTTCAAGCATGAGTTCGGGGACGTGCCGAGACAGCCGGGTACGAACAAGATGGAGATCCCTTATACGCCGGCGCCCATCCCGATCGACGGTGAGGTGAACGGCTTCCCCGGCGATGCGGCGGCGGTCACACTGGGGCCGGGCCAGCTGGTGAACGGCACCGGCGGGGAAGGCATGCAGGGCGAATATACCTTCGCCTGGGATGAGAACCGGCTCTACGTAACGGCGGTCATCAAGGACCCGACCCCGATGAAGAATAACAATCCGAATATCAACGTCTGGAGAGGGGACGGGGTGGAGCTGTTCTTCGGTCCCCAGGATCTGACGACGCCCGGCGATCCGCTGTTCCTCGACCGGCAGCTGATCGCAAGCGCCGGACTGAACAACGGGCAGCCGTTCTGGTACTGGTACTTCACGAACCGCCAGAAGCCCGTGGAGATGGCGGTGAAGCTCCTGCCGGACGGCAGCGGCTATGTGCTGGAGGCGGCGCTGACCTGGGACAGCATCAATCTGCAGGGGCAGGCGGATACACGCTTCCTGTTCGACTTCGGCTTCGACGACAGCGAGGACGGCAATACCCGCAAGCGCCAGTGGGTGTGGAACGGCACCTCGGCCAACAGCACGAACCGCGGGCACTGGGGCCAGGCGACGCTCGTCAAGCGGGCGGCTCCGGCCATCCGGATCACGGGTGTAGAAGAAGGCGGAGATTATACGGATGAAGTGCTGCCCGTCGTGGAAGTGGAAGACGCGACGGGGGTAAGGAGCCGGACGGTGACACTGGACGGTGCACCGTGGACCGACGGCACGCCGGTGACGGCACCCGGCTCGCACGAGCTGACCGTCGAGGCTGTGAACACCGTAGGCATTACGGCGAAGAAGACGGTGACGTTCGCCGTCTACGGCTCTACGGCTCTGGAGCTGTCCCCGGCCGCCGGGCAGTACAGCGATGAGGTGCAGCTGGAGGCGAAGCTCAGCGGGTCTTCGGGCGGCCCTGTGCCGGGGGCGGAGCTCAGCTTCGAGGTGAACGGCTCGGCGGCGGGCACCGCGGTCACGGACGCTCAGGGCCGGGCAGTGCTTCCTTACCGCATCAGTACGGGGCCGGAGAGCGGGCAGCTGTCCGTGAAGGCGGCCTATACGCCGGCGGCGGGCTTGTATCTCCGGCCGGCCGCTTCCGAAGGCGCGCTGACGGTCCGGCCGGAGGACGCGGCCCTGCAGTACACCGGCGAGACCTATGTGAAGGAACGCCGGCCTGCGGTGCTGTCCGCGCAGGTGGTGCAGGCGGACGACGGCAGCGCGGGAGCGCTCTCCGGCCTGCCGGTGCGCTTCACCGTGTCGGAGGTGCGTCCGGACGGCACGCTGCGGGAGCTGGCCGGCGTGACCGACAGCGTCTACGCTACCGGTGCCGACGGCCGGGCCGAAGCCGCAGCCCAGCTGCCGCCGGGCCTGTATGAAGTGCGGGCGGAGCTGCTCGCCGGCCCGCTCTACAAGGCTCCTGCACCCGTACGCAGCACGTTGGCCGTTGCGGCACCGGTGGCCGGCCACAGCGTGACCGTGAACGGGACCGTGCCGGGAGGGACCTTCCTCGGCAAGCCGGCGGGGACCCTTGTCTTGAACAGCATGGTTTCGTATGACCTGGCCGGCGGTCTGACGGGGGCGCTGCGAGTCTCCGGGGAGCCCGGCGGGGCGGAGCTGTACGTGAAGTCGTTCGACTGGCTCGTGATCGCCGGAGACCGGGCTTACGTCCAGGGCACGGCCGTCTCGGGCAGGCAGACGTATACGGTCCGGCTGCTGCTGAAGGAGCTCACGACAGTCTCGCTCTATGTGTGGAAGGGCCGGGACACCTCGGCCGAGCCCGTCCACAAACAGCTGAACGCCCAGCTGACCGGCGCGGTGCTGACGCTTCCCTAA